The window TTCTTCAGAGCTAATAAAGATAGAAAAACTCCAATCTTATGTTTCACTGAATATCCAAACTTAACTAGAAAACACATAATGGAAAATGAAGGATATAAAGAAATATTCGGTGATGCAGTACTATTTGTCCAAGTCAGAGGATTAACTGATGGGGACAACGAACAAGTACAAGTTATCAATTCTGATGGTGCAACTGAAGTATATATTGCTAAAGGTGCAGATTTAATTGTTGATAATACTCAGACTGGAAGTAGTTTAAGAAAAGCAGGTTTAAAAGAACTTGAAACAATATTGCACTCTTCAGCAGGATTATACGCTGGTGTATCCTGCACTGTGAAAAAATGGTCAAAGCTCAATTGATCTATAAACAATTGTTCGGTGCAATAACTGCTAAAAATTATTTTGATGTTAAATTTAATTTAGCTAATGATAAAATTAGTGATGTTAGTGAATATTTGGTTGAAAATAAACTTTGTGCTGACGAACCGACTGTCACTGAATGTTCTAGCTTCTCACAAATTAATGTTTTAATTCCAAAAGCAAAATTCCCTGAAATGATTGAAGCAATCAAAGGATTCAATGCAACTTCAATCATCAGAAATGATTTAAAACAATTAATTAAATAATAAGTATGTTTTTTATATGTCTGTATAAAATATATTTAACATAACTTAATTTTATTATATTTTTTATTAATGGTATTTTGTAAAATGAGTTTATTTTAAAAAATATTCATTAATATTTATTTTTATTTAATTTTATTCAAATTATTTATTTTTCATTTAACATTATTGCTTTTTTTATTAATATATAGAAAAATTATTGTATTGTGGTTATGAAAAACTTTTTATTTAATGAGAATATATTTTATATTATTGGAGATGTATATTATGTCTGATTTAAAAGGTACTAAAACTGAAGAAAATTTAAAAGCAGCATTTGCTGGTGAATCTCAAGCACACACTAAATACCAATACTTCGCAGCTAAAGCTAAAGAAGAAGGCTATGTTCAAATCCATGATATTTTCATGGAAACTTCCAAAAACGAAAGAGAACACGCTAAAATTTGGTATAAACTCTTAAATGATGAAGTTATTCCTGACACTATTGCAAACCTCAACAGTGCAGCTGATGGTGAAAACGAAGAATGGACTTCAATGTACAAAGAATTCGCTGAAACCGCTAAAGAAGAAGGTTTCCCAATGATTGCATTCTTATTTGAAAAAGTAGGTGCAATTGAAAAAGAACACGAAGAAAGATACAGAACTTTACTCGCTAATGTTGAAAACGAAACTGTATTTAACAAAGCAGAAGATATTGAATGGAAATGTGAAAACTGTGGATTTATTTTCTCAGGTCCTAATGCACCTGAAAAATGTCCTGTTTGCGGACTTCCAAAAGCACACTTTGAAGAAAGAGCTACTAACTTTAAATAGTCTTTCTACTTTTTTATTTTTTTTTAATTTTAAGTTAGTAACTTGATTACTAAAATTCATTTTCTATTTTTATATCTTATTTTAAGGAGGAAAAATTATGGTAGATTTAAAAGGAACCAAAACTGAAGAAAACTTAAAAGCAGCACTCGCTGGTGAATCTCAAGCACGTGTAAAATACGAATTTTACGCATCCCAAGCTAAAAAAGATGGTTATGTTGAAATTAAAGATATTTTCCAAGAATCATCTGACAACGAAAAAGAACATGCAAAAATCTGGTTTAAACTTTTAAACGGTGGTAAAGTACCTGATACTGAAACCAATCTCGCAGATGCAGCAGCTGGAGAACATGAAGAATGGACTTCAATGTACAAAGAATTCGCTGCAACCGCACGTGAAGAAGGTTTAGATGATATTGCAGAATTATTTGATGCAGCAGCTGCTACTGAAAAAGCTCATGAAGATAGATACAATGCTGTAGCTGACAAAATCAAAGCAGGTAAAGTATTTAAAAAAGATGAAGAAATCGCATGGAAATGTAACAACTGTGGTTACATCCATTATGGAACCGATGCTCCTGAAGTATGTCCATTATGTGATCACCCACAAGCACATTTCAGAAAACAAGATACTAGTTATATCTAATTAAAAACCGGAGTTTTTACAACTCCAACCTTTTTATAATAACAATTTAGTAACTGGTTAGTTATTGACTTGATATTATGATTGAAAACAACATATGTTTATTAACAGACAGTTATAAAGTAACTCATCATTATTTTTACCCAAAAGGGACAGAAAAAATCTATTCATACCTTGAAAGCAGATTAGGTGCTGAATTTAATAAAACTATTTTTTACGGCCTGCAATATATCATAAAAAAATATTTGGAAGGTCAAGTCGTAAATCAGCAAAAAATTGAAGAAGCCGATAAACTTATTTCTAATCATATTGGTGAAGATATATTCAACAAAAAGGGTTGGTATTATATTTTAGATGAATATGATGGATATCTTCCAATAGAAATAAAATCAGTACCGGAAGGAACACCTGTAAATGTTAACAATGTCTTAATGACTGTTGAAAACACTGATAAAAAATCTTTCTGGTTGGTAAATTATCTTGAATCTCTACTTTTACAAGTTTGGTACCCTTCAACTGTTGCAACATTATCTGCTGAGGTAAGGAAATTATCAAAATTTTACCTTGAAGTCACTGGTTCTTCAAAGGATAATTTGGATTTCATGTTACATGACTTTGGATATCGTGGAGCTAGTTCAACTGAATCTTCAATGCTATCTGGATCAGCGCATTTGCTTAGCTTTTCTGGAACAGACACTATTCCTTCATTGACCATTCCTGAAAATTATTACAACGATTCAAATCTATATGGTTTTTCAGTTCAGGCAACTGAACACAGTGTGATGACATCATTAGGTCCTGAAGGTGAATTTGACCAAATTTTGAATGTTATTGATAATGCTAAAAATGGAATATTGTCTATGGTTATAGACTCATATAACTATAAAAACTTTTTAACCGAAGCTGGAAAATCAAATTCTAGATTAAATAACGCAATTACAGATTTTTTAGCTATTGAAGGAAATAAAGTTGTATTTAGACCTGATAGTGGTGAACCCGTAGCAACAACAATTGATTGTTTGAATATCCTTGAGAAAGGTTTTGGATCTTATCTGACAGATAAGGGATATAAGGTATTTGACTCAAATATTGGCCTTTTATGGGGTGACGGTTTAAACTATCATAAAATCAGAGATATCTTATTTGCAATGAAATCTAATGGATGGGCAGCTGAAAATATTATCTTTGGTATGGGTGGAGGCCTTCACACCTCTGTAAATCGTGATACACAGAGAAATGCATTTAAATGTTCTGCACAATTACGTAATGGTAAGTGGATTGATATCTATAAAAATCCATTGGATTCCAGTAAAAAATCCAAAACAGGTAGATTTAAATTAATTAATGAAAATAATTTTTTTAAAACAATACCAATCGATGCATGTGGTGAAGATTGTCTTCAAACTGTATTTAAAAATGGTGAATTGTTAATCGAAGACACTTTCGGTGATATCAAATCAAGAGCGTTAAAATATTCAAATTTTATATAAGGTGGTATTATGTGTACTGCAAGTAATTATATTACAGATAAGAATTATTTTGGTCGTAACTTTGATTATGAAATTTCATATAATGAAAGAGTAACAATTACTCCAAGAAACTATGAATTTAAATTTAGAAAAATTGATGATATTAAATCACATTATGCAATAATTGGAATTGCAGCAGGTATTGATGGATATCCATTATATTATGATGCATGCAATGAAAAAGGATTGTCAATAGCTGGACTAAACTTTCCAGGAAATGCAGTATATAAAGAAATAAATGATGACATGTTAAATGTTGCACCATTTGAATTGATTCCATATATACTTGGCTGTGCAAGCAACCTTGATGAAGCAATTGGACTATTTAAGAAAATTAATCTTGTGAATATTAATTTTGCAGAAGAATTGCCTTTAGCTACTCTTCATTGGATGTTGTCTGATCCAAGTGGGAAATGCATTGTAGTTGAACCATTGGAAGAAGGATTAAAAATTTATGACAATCCTGTCGGTGTTTTGACAAATAATCCTCCTTTTGATAAACAGTTATTTTCATTAAATAATTTTAGAAGTTTATCTATTAAAAATCCTGAAAACACATTTTCCAAAGATTTTGATTTAGATGAATATTCAAGAGGTATGGGTGCAATAGGACTTCCTGGGGACTTATCTTCTTCTTCAAGATTTGCAAAAGCAGCATTTACACGTGCTAATTCCTATACTGATAGTGATGAAGCAAGCAGTGTTGGTCAATTTTTCCATATTTTGGGCTCTGTTGAACAGCAAAACGGATGTACATTTATAGATGATCCTGATTTATATGAATATACAGTTTATTCATCATGTTACAATACGGATGAAGCGAGATTGTATTACAGAACATATAAAAATGCTCAAATAACTGCTGTAAGTCTAAATAATGAAGATTTAGACTCAGATAATTTGATAAATTATCCTTTAATTAATGAAGAACAAATCAATTTCATTAATTAATTTTTTCTTTTTTTTAATTTTTATCTTATTTTTTTTAAAATTAAATAGGTTATTTATACTATAATTTCCTTAAATATTATTATACTAGATAATTTTCATTAGTTTTGTGATTATCTTGTTTAAAAAGGAGGAAATTTTGTTGTATAATATTAAAAAGGTTATCATCATATGTTTGATTGCATTGCTCGTTGTTATTCCAACAGCATATGCAAGCAATAATCAAACAGATTTTGAATTAAATGATAATATTTTATCTGATTCTTATTATTTCGATGCTAATGTTGATGTTTCAGGTAATGGATCATTAAATTCTCCTTATAAAACTTT is drawn from Methanobrevibacter sp. and contains these coding sequences:
- the bsh gene encoding choloylglycine hydrolase, with translation MCTASNYITDKNYFGRNFDYEISYNERVTITPRNYEFKFRKIDDIKSHYAIIGIAAGIDGYPLYYDACNEKGLSIAGLNFPGNAVYKEINDDMLNVAPFELIPYILGCASNLDEAIGLFKKINLVNINFAEELPLATLHWMLSDPSGKCIVVEPLEEGLKIYDNPVGVLTNNPPFDKQLFSLNNFRSLSIKNPENTFSKDFDLDEYSRGMGAIGLPGDLSSSSRFAKAAFTRANSYTDSDEASSVGQFFHILGSVEQQNGCTFIDDPDLYEYTVYSSCYNTDEARLYYRTYKNAQITAVSLNNEDLDSDNLINYPLINEEQINFIN
- a CDS encoding nicotinate phosphoribosyltransferase — protein: MIENNICLLTDSYKVTHHYFYPKGTEKIYSYLESRLGAEFNKTIFYGLQYIIKKYLEGQVVNQQKIEEADKLISNHIGEDIFNKKGWYYILDEYDGYLPIEIKSVPEGTPVNVNNVLMTVENTDKKSFWLVNYLESLLLQVWYPSTVATLSAEVRKLSKFYLEVTGSSKDNLDFMLHDFGYRGASSTESSMLSGSAHLLSFSGTDTIPSLTIPENYYNDSNLYGFSVQATEHSVMTSLGPEGEFDQILNVIDNAKNGILSMVIDSYNYKNFLTEAGKSNSRLNNAITDFLAIEGNKVVFRPDSGEPVATTIDCLNILEKGFGSYLTDKGYKVFDSNIGLLWGDGLNYHKIRDILFAMKSNGWAAENIIFGMGGGLHTSVNRDTQRNAFKCSAQLRNGKWIDIYKNPLDSSKKSKTGRFKLINENNFFKTIPIDACGEDCLQTVFKNGELLIEDTFGDIKSRALKYSNFI
- a CDS encoding rubrerythrin family protein, whose translation is MVDLKGTKTEENLKAALAGESQARVKYEFYASQAKKDGYVEIKDIFQESSDNEKEHAKIWFKLLNGGKVPDTETNLADAAAGEHEEWTSMYKEFAATAREEGLDDIAELFDAAAATEKAHEDRYNAVADKIKAGKVFKKDEEIAWKCNNCGYIHYGTDAPEVCPLCDHPQAHFRKQDTSYI
- a CDS encoding rubrerythrin family protein; the encoded protein is MSDLKGTKTEENLKAAFAGESQAHTKYQYFAAKAKEEGYVQIHDIFMETSKNEREHAKIWYKLLNDEVIPDTIANLNSAADGENEEWTSMYKEFAETAKEEGFPMIAFLFEKVGAIEKEHEERYRTLLANVENETVFNKAEDIEWKCENCGFIFSGPNAPEKCPVCGLPKAHFEERATNFK
- a CDS encoding ATP phosphoribosyltransferase, translated to MNEKIILGLPKGSLNNVKRGNTYQLFVDAGYEVRGYESGYESYEIDIVNDPEINAYLTRPQSVPVELNRGMVDIAIVGEDWIKEESVLRDTKTVKIGDLDYGKTRLIVAVPNDSPYENLTEFFRANKDRKTPILCFTEYPNLTRKHIMENEGYKEIFGDAVLFVQVRGLTDGDNEQVQVINSDGATEVYIAKGADLIVDNTQTGSSLRKAGLKELETILHSSAGLYAGVSCTVKKWSKLN